The following DNA comes from Methanothrix sp..
GGCCAGGAGCCTCTCGCGAAGGGCATTCTTATCATCATCTAAAAATTCATAACCCTCAACCACTGTGCCCCTGATGAAGGGCATGACCTGATCTTTATCTATGAAATCTCTCAGTATCACCATGCCCTCCTTCTTTTCCAGGGAGTCCAGCATGAGGACCGTCTCCCCAAAGGCGGGATCTATGTGATCCACAATCAATAGAATCTTCTGGGACATGGAGATGGCATAGAATAAGGGTGCTATCCTCTCCGGATATCTGCTCGGCTCGATTAGGGTTACTGTACTCTCCCCTTTCTTCAGATTATAGAAGGTAAGATCGCTGACGGTGCCCTTCTTCCCCAGCTCCTTGCCATAATCAGCTGCGCCCAGTATCGCCACATTGAGATTGGACATAGAATGCCTGAATCTATCCTTGGGATGATAGGCCTTGCGGTGGCGGGGCTGCAGATTGGATAGACCCTTCTCCTTCCCTTCTATGACCCTCTCGGCCAATTTCAGTATGCTTTTCTTTTGCTCCTCCTCTTGCCCTCTTTTTATGTCTTTTCCAGCTCTTTTCACCCTCAGTTTATTCGCTTTTTGATCCCCTTTTCCGCTTTTTTTTTTGAACTCTCTATTTATGCCTACACATTATGATAGAATTTCTATAATAATAAGGAATTTCGATAGATATTTATGATATCAAGCTCCATTATCTATCGTTTAGAATCTGTGGGGTTGATGATATGCTAAGCTCAAAGGAACTGGAGGCCATGGGAAGGGCGATTGAGGAGATCGGCGCTGCCAAGAGCTGCATAACCGGGGATGTCCTCAAGGAGGCCAAGAGGGTGGTCATGGAAAAGGGCCTGGATGCAGCAGAGATATATGCTGCTCAGCTCACAGGAACCGATCAGAATACAGAGTTGACGCGTGTTCTGAAGATAAGCCGGAAGAACGATCTCAGCCCAGAGGCGATAGCTCAGCTCCTGGATAAGCTCAATGTGATAGAGACTGGCAAATGGTAGGCCTGATATAGGCCAATTCACCAGGCCAATTCACCCCGGGCCAACACCATTTTATATTTCATATTTTTTGCAATTCCCTCCTGCCAGGGGCATTCAACTCGAGCAGGCGCACCAGCTCTCCAGCCCCATGAGGTATGCCGCCCCGGCTATGGTCACACCGAAGAGAACCACCCTCCTCTCATGCTCCCGTGCCCGGTCCAGGAGCTCGTCGATGGTGCCGTTCACTATGGTGGAGCCGGTGATCAGAATGATCTGGCATTGCTCGAATATCTCCATGGAGTTCAGGCCATCCAGAACCCTGACTCCGCTGCGAATGCTTCCCGCCTCTGCCAGGTCGGAGACCATCACCCTCTCTTTGCCGAAGGCCTTGACCAAAGCATCCAGAATCGCTGGCTGCAGGCCCACCAGACCCACCTTCTCCCATTGCTGATCCCTCAGCCAGTCCGCAACCTGTGAGGAGCAACTCCTCGGGCCATCATCCCGGCAGTGGACTGTCAATTCTATCTTTTCCAGGTATCTGAGTGCTGCATTCATGGTGGAAACAAAGACCGCTCGCTCGAAGCTCTCCTCCAGGGGCAAGGCCAGAACATCCCCCAAGGTCCCTTTGAAGCTGCCCTGAGCGGCGGTGAACGCCTGACCGACAGCCCCCTTGAAGGTCGCCTGCATGAGGACCTCCCGTCCCCTGATTATGGGAAAGTCATCCCGTCCCGGATCTCCGATGGCCTCGGCAGAGCTGAGCGGCCGGCTGACGACCACCTCGCTTTGCAGCTCCCGGCGATATGCCTCATCTCCCTGAGACTGCAGCAGCCTGACAAAACGCCTCTTTGCCTCCTTTAATAGCTCTCCACTGGTCATGCTCACCTCTTGGGCTTGGATTTCATTGCAATTCATTGCAGGTGAATCTGTGATTTGCCCTTCTGGATTATCCCCTTTGCGGCAGAGGCGGCCCGTTCAGCGACCTGAGTTAGCCAGTGGTGCATAATCTATAAATACGATGTATGTTTTCAATCAATATAGTACAAAATTGTACATTAAACGATCTGGTGATTCACTTGAGCTATCTGCAAAAGATCATGGAAGGGCAGGACCTCTCCCTGGAGGAGGCTGAGGCCCTGATGGACGAGATCTTCAATAAGGCATCCGATGCCATGATCGGAGCCGTTCTGGTGGCGCTGCGCAGGAAGGGCGAATCGGTATCCGAGATCGCGGGGTTTGCCAGGAAGATGAGAGAGTCCGCCATCCGCATAGAGCCCTCAGTCAATGGCAATCTGGTCGATACCTGTGGCACAGGAGGAGACGGCTCGAATACCATCAATGTGAGCACCGCCGCAGCCATCGTCACTGCTGCCTGCGGCATCCCCGTGGCCAAGCACGGCAATTATGCCATAAGCTCGAAGTGCGGCAGTGCAAACGTCCTGGATGCTCTGGGGGTGAAGATCAGCTCCGACCCGGCTGAGGTCCAGTCTCTGATTCAGGAGGTGGGAATTGGATTCATGCTGGCCCCGGCATTCCATCCTGCCATGAAGAGGGTGGGCCCGGTGAGAAAGGAGCTTGGCATTCGTACCGTCTTCAATATCCTGGGGCCGCTGACCAATCCCGCCGGGGCGAAGGCGCAGGTGATGGGGGTCTACGATCCCGCTCTGTGCGAGAAGCTGGCCCGGGTGCTGCATGTCCTGGGAACGAGGAGGGCGATGGTGGTGAACGGCGAGGGCATGGATGAGATCACCAACACCGGCGAGACCCGCATCTCTGAGCTCAATGATGGATCGGTGAAGAGCTACACCCTCCATCCAGAGGACCTGGGCTATCCGCAGGCAACGAGCTCCGATATCGCTGGCGGGATGCCCGATGAGAATGCCCGCCGGTTGGTGGAGGTGCTGAGGGGCGAGCCCTCCCCGGCGCGGGATATCATCGTCATCAACTCCGGGGCAGCGGTCTATGTATCCGGCCTCGCCTCCACTCTGAGGAAGGGGGCGAGCATGGCCGAGGAGGCCATCGATTCCGGAGAGGCCTTAAAGACCCTGAAGAGGATGGTAAATGCAAGTGGAGAGCCAGAGAGGCTGGAGCGCTTCTTATGACCAGGGTCAAGATCTGCGGCCTCAAGGATGGGCTCGACCTTGAGGGGGCACTGCAGGCGGGGGCAGATGCAGTGGGATTCATTGTAGAGATTGAGCAGAGCCGACGCTGCATATCCGCCTCCGCTGCCCGGGAGCTGATCGATATGGTCCCGCCCTTCGTCGCCAGTGTGGCTGTGATCCATCCCCGCGATCTGGATGATGCTCTGCGTCTCGCAGAGGATACCGGTGCTGATCTGCTGCAGATTCACAGCAGACTGAAAAGGGAGGAGCTGAGGAGATTGAGGGATAGCGTCTCCCAGAGGATCATCATCGCCTGCCGGGCAGAGGGAGATGAGGCCCTCCAGATGGCTCCGCTGGCAGACGCCATCCTCCTTGATACCTGCAAGAACGGTGTGCTGGGCGGGACCGGCGAGACCCATGACTGGAATCTCAGTGCCCGGCTGGTCCGGGAGCTGAAGGTCCCAGTGATCCTGGCCGGAGGCCTTGGGCCGGATAATGTCTGCCAGGCGGTGCGCACCGTCCGCCCTCATGCCGTTGATGTGGCCAGCGGGGTCGAGGTAGAAGGGAGAAAGGATAGAGGGAGGATGGAGCAGTTTGTAGAGCAGGTGAGATCATGCCGCTAGAGCCGGTGATGGTTGATGTCACAGACAAGGTGAGCGTCGATGCCCCGCTCACCCTTTATATGAGGCTGAGGTCCCGCCGGCACCCCTACCTCCTGGAGTCGGTGGAGAAGTCAGGGAACCGGGCCCGCTTCTCCTTTGTGGGCGCCGATCCCTCTGCTCTGGTGACCATCAAGAACCGTTATCTGGTCATGGACTTCTTCAATGGAGGAATAGAGAGGATGGAAGAGCGCCTATCCAACTGCATAGACCTGCGCAAATCGGATAAGAGGCTGGAGGGGCCGATCAAAGAGGGGTTTGACCTCTTCGATGCCCTGCGCTCTGCCATCCCCTGCCGGAGATCCTCTGAGGCCAATAGCTTTGGCCGGCAGGTATTCTTCGGGGGAGGGATAGGCTATCTCTCCTACGACCTGGTGATGGAGCGGCTGAACAGGAGGTCCCTTTCCGCCACCCCTGATGCTCAGTTTGCAGTGATGGAGAGCACATTCATCTTCGACCATCTCATCAGAAGGGTCTACTTCGCCGTGGCCCCCATACTCCCCGGGGCGAAGACGGACCTGGTGGAGGTCATTCAGGGAGCCGATCCCGAGGACAGCCAGGCAGAGGATCTGCAGGGCCGGGTTCTGAGGATGGGGGAGGCGTCAATCTACCAGGAGGGAGTGGCCCAGTCCAAGGCCCATATCATCGATGGCGACATCTTACAGCTGGTCTTGGCCCGGTCTGCTCAGGTGAGCTGCAGCAACCCCGTGGGCCTCTACCGCCGCCTGCGCAGCATCAATCCCAGCCCTTACACCTATCTCTTCGAGTTCGGCCCCCTGACCATCGTCGGCGCCTCGCCCGAGACCCTGTTCTCGGCCTTTGCAGGAAGGCTGAGGGTGAACCCCATTGCAGGCACCTGCCCGAGGGGAAGGACGGAGGGGGAGGATGCCGCCCTGGCCCAGGCGATGCTCCAGGATGAAAAGGAGAGAGCAGAGCATATCATGCTGGTGGACCTGGGCAGAAATGATGTGCGGGCGGTCTGTCAGCCGGGAACGGTTAAGGTCGAGGACTTCATGTCCGTTCTCAAGTACTCTCATGTGCAGCACATCGAGACCACTGTGGTGGGCGACCTGCGTGCTGAGTGCGATCAGTTCGATGCCGCCCGATCGGTCTTTCCAGCCGGAACCCTATCCGGCGCTCCAAAGCTCCGGGCGATGGAGATCATCGATGATCTGGAGGAGGAGCCCCGGGGGTTGTACGGCGGAGGCATAGGTTACTTCTCAGTGGACGGGAGTGCCGACTTCGCCATAGCCATCAGAAGCATTCTCCTTCAGGATGGTGTGGCCACAGTGCAGGCGGGAGCGGGAATAGTGGTCGACTCCGATCCGGAGAAGGAGTTTTTGGAGACGGAAAGGAAGATGGCGGCCATGAAAAGGGCCCTGGGGGTGACGGCATGAGGCCTATTCTCTTTGTGGACAATCACGACTCCTTCGTCTGGAACCTGGTGGATTATGTCTCTGTCTTTTATGATAACACCATCGTCCTCCCCAATGAGATCAGTCTGGAGGAGGTGGAGAGGCTGAAGCCCAGGGGGATTGTGATCTCCCCCGGGCCGGGCCATCCGTCCAGGGCCAGGGACATCGGCAACTGCCTGGATATCATCCTCGGCCATCCCCATACTCCCATCCTGGGGATATGCCTGGGCCATCAGGCCCTGAACCTGGCCTATGGGGGGAGCACCTCCCATACCAGGCCCGTGCACGGAAAGAGCTCCCGGATCGGGCATGACGGGCGGGGGATATTCCGGGGAGTGGAAAACCCCTTACAGGGTGGACGATATCACTCCCTGGCCATAGAGA
Coding sequences within:
- a CDS encoding aminodeoxychorismate/anthranilate synthase component II, giving the protein MRPILFVDNHDSFVWNLVDYVSVFYDNTIVLPNEISLEEVERLKPRGIVISPGPGHPSRARDIGNCLDIILGHPHTPILGICLGHQALNLAYGGSTSHTRPVHGKSSRIGHDGRGIFRGVENPLQGGRYHSLAIERLSPEVDVCARSAEGVVMAIRHKSRPHSGLQFHPESVLTPSGKRIIQNWVEEVEGCIH
- the trpD gene encoding anthranilate phosphoribosyltransferase produces the protein MIHLSYLQKIMEGQDLSLEEAEALMDEIFNKASDAMIGAVLVALRRKGESVSEIAGFARKMRESAIRIEPSVNGNLVDTCGTGGDGSNTINVSTAAAIVTAACGIPVAKHGNYAISSKCGSANVLDALGVKISSDPAEVQSLIQEVGIGFMLAPAFHPAMKRVGPVRKELGIRTVFNILGPLTNPAGAKAQVMGVYDPALCEKLARVLHVLGTRRAMVVNGEGMDEITNTGETRISELNDGSVKSYTLHPEDLGYPQATSSDIAGGMPDENARRLVEVLRGEPSPARDIIVINSGAAVYVSGLASTLRKGASMAEEAIDSGEALKTLKRMVNASGEPERLERFL
- a CDS encoding Rossmann-like domain-containing protein, with amino-acid sequence MTSGELLKEAKRRFVRLLQSQGDEAYRRELQSEVVVSRPLSSAEAIGDPGRDDFPIIRGREVLMQATFKGAVGQAFTAAQGSFKGTLGDVLALPLEESFERAVFVSTMNAALRYLEKIELTVHCRDDGPRSCSSQVADWLRDQQWEKVGLVGLQPAILDALVKAFGKERVMVSDLAEAGSIRSGVRVLDGLNSMEIFEQCQIILITGSTIVNGTIDELLDRAREHERRVVLFGVTIAGAAYLMGLESWCACSS
- a CDS encoding phosphoribosylanthranilate isomerase, with translation MTRVKICGLKDGLDLEGALQAGADAVGFIVEIEQSRRCISASAARELIDMVPPFVASVAVIHPRDLDDALRLAEDTGADLLQIHSRLKREELRRLRDSVSQRIIIACRAEGDEALQMAPLADAILLDTCKNGVLGGTGETHDWNLSARLVRELKVPVILAGGLGPDNVCQAVRTVRPHAVDVASGVEVEGRKDRGRMEQFVEQVRSCR
- the trpE gene encoding anthranilate synthase component I, giving the protein MPLEPVMVDVTDKVSVDAPLTLYMRLRSRRHPYLLESVEKSGNRARFSFVGADPSALVTIKNRYLVMDFFNGGIERMEERLSNCIDLRKSDKRLEGPIKEGFDLFDALRSAIPCRRSSEANSFGRQVFFGGGIGYLSYDLVMERLNRRSLSATPDAQFAVMESTFIFDHLIRRVYFAVAPILPGAKTDLVEVIQGADPEDSQAEDLQGRVLRMGEASIYQEGVAQSKAHIIDGDILQLVLARSAQVSCSNPVGLYRRLRSINPSPYTYLFEFGPLTIVGASPETLFSAFAGRLRVNPIAGTCPRGRTEGEDAALAQAMLQDEKERAEHIMLVDLGRNDVRAVCQPGTVKVEDFMSVLKYSHVQHIETTVVGDLRAECDQFDAARSVFPAGTLSGAPKLRAMEIIDDLEEEPRGLYGGGIGYFSVDGSADFAIAIRSILLQDGVATVQAGAGIVVDSDPEKEFLETERKMAAMKRALGVTA